The following coding sequences lie in one Leucobacter allii genomic window:
- the ppa gene encoding inorganic diphosphatase, translated as MAAAFDAVIEIPKGSRNKYEVDHETGRVYLDRVLYTGFVYPTDYGFFEETLGEDGDPLDVLVLLDYPVFPGVGVKVRPVGVLKMSDEAGGDDKVIAVQHKDPRWAHIQDVADIPEYTRKEIEHFFEHYKDLEPGKWVKVDAWGSAADAEQLIIEAQQRLAEQH; from the coding sequence ATGGCCGCAGCATTCGACGCCGTCATCGAGATCCCCAAGGGGAGCCGCAACAAGTACGAGGTGGATCACGAGACCGGTCGGGTGTACCTCGACCGCGTGCTCTACACCGGCTTCGTCTACCCGACGGACTACGGCTTCTTCGAGGAGACCCTCGGCGAGGACGGGGATCCGCTCGACGTGCTCGTGCTGCTCGACTACCCCGTCTTCCCCGGCGTCGGCGTGAAGGTGCGCCCGGTCGGCGTGCTGAAGATGAGCGACGAGGCCGGCGGCGACGACAAGGTCATCGCGGTGCAGCACAAGGATCCGCGCTGGGCGCACATCCAGGACGTCGCCGACATCCCGGAGTACACGCGCAAGGAGATCGAGCACTTCTTCGAGCACTACAAGGACCTCGAGCCCGGCAAGTGGGTCAAGGTCGACGCCTGGGGCTCGGCCGCCGACGCGGAGCAGCTCATCATCGAGGCGCAGCAGCGCCTCGCCGAGCAGCACTGA
- a CDS encoding peptidoglycan DD-metalloendopeptidase family protein has protein sequence MRGSTRRVLSAIGACAFAAGILVAAPIGAAPAQALDLPTWDDVQQAKQNQSAASAKVKEIEQLIADGEVELDRLRNLHSTTIEELHAAEDALARASEKAATLETQAEASRAEADDAADRAGALVAQMYRSGGVDRSLELFLDSDGSTADALLDRMASMSKATERNTQLSQEAEQAANTADTLTQQAEAAAAEREVLRQEQQQKEQEAAAAVSTQGEKVQEQEEQQRDLAVKLEALKDTTTKTVEGYQERLRIEEEQRRAEEERRRKEAEEAERLAREAGNGGGGGGGGGTDPGSGGGGGGGGVGGGGNGWTLPTSGYWVSEGFRPPGRPDHTGIDLAAGCGTPIYAAGSGTVALTYWDGGGGGNMVSVNHPNGWQTRYAHMMSWAIVVPGQAVYAGQILGYVGTTGASSGCHLHFEMRPNQDNGWYDFVNPADYIYF, from the coding sequence ATGAGGGGATCGACGAGGCGCGTCCTGAGCGCGATCGGCGCCTGCGCCTTCGCGGCCGGGATCCTGGTCGCCGCGCCGATCGGAGCGGCCCCCGCGCAGGCGCTCGATCTGCCGACCTGGGACGACGTGCAGCAGGCGAAGCAGAACCAGTCGGCGGCCTCCGCGAAGGTGAAGGAGATTGAGCAGCTCATCGCGGACGGCGAGGTGGAGCTGGACCGGCTCCGGAACCTCCACTCCACCACCATCGAGGAGCTGCACGCCGCGGAGGACGCGCTTGCGCGCGCCTCGGAGAAGGCCGCGACCCTCGAGACGCAGGCCGAGGCGAGCCGTGCGGAGGCGGACGACGCGGCTGACCGCGCCGGCGCCCTCGTCGCGCAGATGTACCGCTCGGGAGGCGTCGACCGCAGTCTCGAGCTCTTCCTCGACTCCGACGGCAGCACCGCGGACGCGCTGCTGGACCGCATGGCGTCGATGTCGAAGGCCACCGAGCGCAACACGCAGCTCTCCCAGGAGGCGGAGCAGGCGGCGAACACCGCGGACACGCTCACCCAGCAGGCCGAGGCGGCCGCCGCCGAGCGCGAGGTGCTCCGCCAGGAGCAGCAGCAGAAGGAGCAGGAGGCAGCCGCGGCCGTCTCCACGCAGGGCGAGAAGGTCCAGGAGCAGGAGGAGCAGCAGCGCGATCTCGCGGTGAAGCTCGAGGCGCTCAAGGACACCACGACGAAGACGGTCGAGGGATATCAGGAGCGGCTCCGCATCGAGGAGGAGCAGCGCCGCGCCGAGGAGGAGCGCCGGCGCAAGGAGGCCGAGGAGGCCGAGCGTCTCGCCCGCGAGGCCGGGAACGGCGGCGGAGGCGGCGGCGGTGGCGGCACCGATCCCGGCTCCGGCGGAGGCGGAGGCGGCGGTGGCGTCGGCGGCGGCGGGAACGGCTGGACGCTGCCGACCTCTGGGTACTGGGTCTCCGAGGGATTCCGCCCGCCGGGGCGCCCCGACCACACCGGCATCGACCTCGCCGCCGGGTGCGGCACACCGATCTACGCCGCGGGCTCCGGCACGGTCGCCCTCACCTACTGGGACGGCGGCGGCGGCGGCAACATGGTCAGCGTCAACCACCCCAACGGCTGGCAGACCCGCTACGCGCACATGATGAGCTGGGCGATCGTCGTGCCCGGGCAGGCCGTGTACGCCGGCCAGATCCTCGGCTACGTGGGGACCACCGGCGCGAGCTCCGGCTGCCACCTGCACTTCGAGATGCGCCCCAACCAGGACAACGGCTGGTACGACTTCGTGAACCCCGCGGACTACATCTACTTCTGA